A portion of the Lolium rigidum isolate FL_2022 chromosome 1, APGP_CSIRO_Lrig_0.1, whole genome shotgun sequence genome contains these proteins:
- the LOC124684794 gene encoding auxin-responsive protein SAUR71-like, producing the protein MRELIRRLSFSDRVSDGSGGVPRGCVPLLVVGDGDEESERFVVRVEALRHPSLAALLEMAAQEFGYKQEGILRVPCAVHQFKQALSTAGAVSTKY; encoded by the coding sequence ATGAGGGAGTTGATTCGGCGGCTGAGCTTCTCGGACCGGGTGagcgacggcagcggcggcgtgccACGCGGGTGTGTGCCCCTGCTCGTGgttggcgacggcgacgaggaaaGCGAGCGGTTCGTGGTGCGGGTGGAGGCGCTGCGGCACCCGTCGCTGGCGGCGCTGCTGGAGATGGCCGCGCAGGAGTTCGGGTACAAGCAGGAGGGCATTCTCCGCGTCCCCTGCGCCGTCCACCAGTTCAAGCAGGCGCTCTCCACCGCCGGCGCCGTCTCCACCAAGTACTGA
- the LOC124684434 gene encoding auxin-responsive protein SAUR71-like, translating to MRELIRRLSFSDRVSDGSGGVPRGCVPVMVLGDGVDDEAERFVVRVEALRHPSLAALLEMAAQEFGYKQEGILRVPCAVHQFKHALSTAGAVSSKNY from the coding sequence ATGAGGGAGCTGATTCGGCGGCTGAGCTTCTCGGACCGGGTGagcgacggcagcggcggcgtgccGCGCGGGTGCGTGCCAGTGATGGTGCTGGGCGACGGCGTCGACGACGAGGCCGAGAGATTCGTGGTGCGGGTGGAGGCGCTGCGGCACCCGTCGCTGGCGGCGCTGCTGGAGATGGCCGCGCAGGAGTTCGGGTACAAGCAGGAGGGCATCCTCCGCGTCCCCTGCGCCGTCCACCAGTTCAAGCACGCGCTCTCCACCGCCGGCGCCGTCTCCTCCAAGAACTACTGA